In the genome of Populus trichocarpa isolate Nisqually-1 chromosome 6, P.trichocarpa_v4.1, whole genome shotgun sequence, one region contains:
- the LOC7495703 gene encoding uncharacterized protein LOC7495703, with product MAMAIRSLLIFLFILSLTVPTFSLHEDQVGLMDWHQKYIGKVKHAVFQTQKTGRKRVLVSTEENAIASLDLRHGEIFWRHVLGANDAIDGIDIAMTKYAITLSSGGSILRAWNLPDGQMVWESFLQGPIDSKSFLFVSTSSKVDKDNTILVFGKGSLHAVSSIHGEIVWKIDFPSESFEVQEVIQHHDGNTIYVVGFVGSSQFDVYQINAKNGELLKHDSAAVDGGFSGEVSLVSRAKLVVLDAARSTLLTISFQSGEISFQKTYISDLVEDFSGIAVILPSKLTGLFAVKTNTATAFISVSSEGKLEVVDKIKHATVISNVLSISEDQQAFALVQHGGNDIHLNVKQVHDWNSDLLKERIKLDKQRGLVHKVFINNYVRTDKSHGFRALIVMEDHSLLLLQQGEVVWSREDGLASIIGVTTSELPVEREGVSVAKVEQNLFEWLKGHMLKVKGTLMLASAEDVAAIQGMRLKSSEKSKMIRDHNGFRKLLIVLTKSRKLFALHTGDGRIVWSLLLNSLRQTEACENPTGINVYQWQVPHHHAMDENPSVLVVGRCRTGTDAPGIFSYVDTYTGKELKSFGLDHSVAQVIPLPLTDSTEQQLHLLIDANGQAHLYPRAPEAAAIFQREFSNIYWYSVEADKGVIKGHGLQSNCDGEVADNYSFGTREIWSIVFPSESEKIISTVTRKSNEVVHTQAKVIADQDVMYKYISKKLLFVATVSPKASGDIGSATPGESQLVVYVVDTVTGRILHRMTHHGSQGPVHAVFSENWIVYHYFNLRAHRYEMTVIEIYDQSRADNKDVLKLVLGKHNLTSPISSYSRPEVTTKSQSYYFTHSIKAITVTSTAKGITSKHLLIGTIGDQVLAMDKRFFDPRRSVNPTQSEKEEGILPLTDSLPIIPQSYVTHSHKVEGLRGIVTVPAKLESNTLVFTYGVDLFFTRLAPSRTYDSLTEDFSYALLLITIVALVVAIFVTWVLSEKKDLSDKWR from the exons ATGGCCATGGCGATTAGGTCTTtgcttatctttttatttattctatcaCTTACTGTCCCTACCTTTTCTCTTCATGAAGATCAAGTTGGTCTCATGGACTG GCATCAAAAGTACATAGGGAAAGTGAAGCACGCTGTGTTCCAAACACAAAAAACGGGTCGAAAGCGTGTTCTTGTTTCTACTGAAGAGAATGCTATTGCTTCTCTTGATCTCCGGCATGGCGAGATTT tttGGAGGCATGTTCTTGGGGCCAATGATGCTATCGATGGAATCGACATTGCCATGACAAAAT ATGCTATTACCCTTTCTTCAGGAGGAAGCATTCTACGAGCATGGAATCTTCCTGATGGGCAGATGGTGTGGGAATCTTTTCTTCAGGGACCAATCGACTCTAAGTCATTCTTGTTTGTGTCG ACAAGCTCGAAAGTTGACAAGGACAACACAATCCTTGTTTTTGGTAAAGGAAGTCTCCATGCTGTTTCAAGCATACATGGTGAAATTGTTTGGAAGATAGATTTTCCTTCTGAAAG TTTTGAGGTTCAGGAGGTAATTCAGCACCATGATGGCAATACAATATACGTGGTGGGATTTGTTGGTTCTTCCCAGTTTGATGTGTACCAAATCAATGCTAAGAATGGAGAGCTCCTAAAACATGACAGTGCAGCCGTTGATGGTGGGTTTTCAGGGGAAGTTTCTCTAGTTTCAAGAGCCAAACTTGTGGTGCTGGATGCTGCTAGGTCAACTTTGTTAACAATAAGTTTTCAGAGCGGAGAAATCAGCTTTCAGAAAACATACATCTCAGATCTAGTTGAGGATTTCTCAGGGATTGCAGTGATATTACCTTCAAAACTTACTGGTTTGTTTGCTGTGAAAACCAATACAGCTACAGCATTTATTAGTGTGTCAAGTGAAGGTAAGTTGGAGGTGGTTGACAAAATCAAGCATGCAACAGTTATTAGTAATGTTCTTTCAATCTCAGAGGACCAACAGGCTTTTGCACTGGTTCAGCATGGGGGCAATGACATTCACCTCAATGTGAAGCAAGTTCATGACTGGAACAGTGATTTGCTAAAAGAGAGAATCAAGCTGGACAAGCAAAGAGGACTTGTCCATAAGgttttcattaacaattatGTCCGGACTGATAAGTCTCATGGATTTAGGGCTTTGATTGTTATGGAAGATCATTCATTGTTGCTGTTACAACAAGGCGAGGTTGTCTGGAGTAGGGAGGATGGCCTTGCCTCAATAATAGGTGTTACCACGTCAGAACTTCCTGTGGAAAGGGAAGGTGTATCTGTGGCAAAAGTGGAGCAGAACCTCTTCGAATGGCTTAAG GGACACATGCTGAAGGTTAAGGGTACCTTAATGCTTGCAAGTGCTGAGGATGTAGCAGCCATTCAAGGCATGAGGTTGAAAAGCTCTGAGAAAAGTAAAATGATCAGGGACCATAATGGATTCCGAAAGCTGCTTATTGTGCTCACTAAATCCAGGAAACTTTTCGCATTGCACACTGGAGATGGACGGATTGTCTGGTCTCTCTTATTGAACTCTCTACGTCAAACAGAAGCATGTGAAAATCCAACTGGGATTAATGTGTACCAGTGGCAAGTTCCTCATCATCATGCTATGGATGAAAATCCATCTGTCCTGGTTGTTGGCAGGTGCAGAACTGGTACTGATGCACCGGGAATATTTTCCTACGTTGATACTTACACAGGGAAGGAACTTAAGTCTTTTGGTCTTGATCATTCTGTTGCACAAGTAATTCCACTCCCGCTTACAGATTCAACTGAACAACAGCTGCATCTACTAATAGATGCTAATGGACAAGCACATTTGTACCCAAGAGCACCTGAGGCTGCTGCCATTTTTCAACGTGAGTTTTCAAACATCTACTGGTACTCGGTAGAAGCTGACAAGGGTGTTATTAAGGGACATGGATTGCAGAGCAATTGTGATGGTGAAGTTGCAGACAACTATAGTTTTGGTACCAGAGAAATATGGTCCATTGTATTCCCCTCAGAATCAGAAAAGATCATTTCAACCgtaacaagaaaatcaaatgag GTTGTTCATACCCAAGCAAAGGTTATAGCTGATCAAGATGTGATGTACAAGTATATATCAAAAAAGTTGCTTTTTGTGGCCACTGTTTCACCAAAAGCCAGTGGAGATATTGGATCAGCCACACCAGGAGAATCACAGTTGGTTGTCTATGTTGTTGATACTGTCACTGGTCGTATATTACACCGAATGACTCATCATGGCTCACAGGGCCCTGTCCATGCA GTTTTTAGTGAAAACTGGATTGTCTACCACTACTTCAATCTCAGAGCACACAGATACGAGATGACAGTTATTGAAATTTATGATCAGTCCCGGGCA GACAACAAAGATGTTTTAAAGCTTGTTCTTGGAAAGCACAATCTCACTTCACCTATTTCTTCGTATTCGCGACCAGAGGTCACAACAAAGTCACAGTCTTACTATTTCACCCATTCTATCAAAGCAATAACAGTTACATCAACTGCTAAGGGTATCACTTCGAAGCATCTTCTTATTGGGACAATTGGTGATCAG GTCTTGGCAATGGATAAGCGTTTCTTTGACCCTCGTAGGTCAGTTAACCCCACACAATCAGAGAAGGAAGAAGGAATTTTACCTCTTACAGATTCATTACCTATCATTCCTCAG TCGTATGTTACACACTCCCATAAAGTGGAGGGGCTACGAGGCATAGTAACAGTGCCTGCCAAGCTGGAGTCAAACACCCTTGTCTTTACATATGGTGTTGATCTCTTTTTCACTCGCCTTGCACCCTCAAGGACCTATGATTCTCTTACAGAGGATTTTAGCTATGCCCTGCTGCTCATAACCATTGTTGCACTTGTCGTGGCAATCTTCGTGACTTGGGTCCTGTCCGAGAAGAAAGATCTAAGTGATAAATGGAGGTGA
- the LOC7495702 gene encoding probable beta-1,4-xylosyltransferase IRX9H isoform X2 gives MASIRRTLSPVPRAGTLLNGEACQVASPLSKSSSSYSQSYPTSGGFLSSIFGLSDVQAFAYGVFSPRSSRPSERSKSKGQVWKRALFHFLVSFVIGVFIGLTPFVSMNLSTNPMSKHQAFSFEVVSTVGNFDKHEDMTRNATTIAERGGLENSTTLEPQVKEEESGDGNSNGTSISLSLSEDVNLVSRKLLIIVTPTHARPLQAYYLSRLAHTLKLVQPPLLWIVVEMTLQSDHTADILRRTGVMYRHLVCNKNLTDIKDRSVHQRNVALSHIEIHHLDGIVHFADDYNTYSADLFEQMRQIRRFGTWTVAKLTGNKNKDFVEGPICNGTQVIGWHVNDSRRRFRRFHADMSGFAFNSTIIWDPKRWHRPTPEPIRQLDTVRDGFQMGK, from the exons ATGGCATCTATAAGGAGAACATTGTCTCCTGTGCCTAGAGCTGGAACCTTATTAAATGGGGAAGCCTGTCAAGTGGCTTCTCCTTTGTCCAAGTCCTCATCGTCGTATTCTCAGAGCTACCCAACTTCTGGTGGATTTCTATCTTCAATTTTTGGTTTATCAGACGTTCAAGCTTTTGCTTATGGTGTTTTTTCACCAAGATCTTCGAGACCATCGGAGAGGTCAAAATCCAAGGGGCAAGTTTGGAAGAGGGCCCTTTTCcatttcttggtttcttttgtGATTGGGGTTTTTATTGGACTAACCCCATTTGTCTCGATGAATTTATCAACGAATCCCATGTCAAAGCACCAAGCGTTTTCATTTGAGGTGGTATCTACTGTTGGGAATTTTGATAAGCATGAAGATATGACaagaaatgcaacaacaatagCAGAAAGGGGAGGACTTGAGAACAGTACCACACTGGAGCCACAAGTGAAGGAAGAGGAGTCAGGGGATGGGAATTCTAATGGTACCTCCATTAGCCTATCGCTCTCTGAAGATGTGAATTTGGTGTCTCGGAAACTCTTGATCATTGTGACCCCAACTCATGCTCGACCACTTCAAGCCTATTATCTGAGTCGTTTGGCGCACACATTAAAACTGGTTCAACCTCCTCTATTATGGATAGTTGTGGAAATGACATTGCAATCTGATCATACGGCTGATATCCTGAGGAGGACTGGGGTTATGTATAGGCATCTTGTTTGCAACAAAAATTTAACTGATATAAAAGACAGAAGTGTTCACCAAAGGAATGTGGCATTGTCTCACATTGAAATCCACCACCTTGATGGAATAGTCCATTTTGCAGATGATTATAACACTTACTCTGCAGATCTTTTTGAGCAAATGAGGCAGATCAG GCGGTTTGGGACATGGACAGTTGCCAAGTTAacaggaaacaaaaacaaagattttgtAGAGGGCCCCATTTGTAATGGAACTCAAGTTATTGGATGGCATGTGAATGACTCAAGGAGGAGATTTCGGAGATTCCATGCTGACATGTCGGGGTTTGCCTTCAACAGTACCATCATTTGGGATCCAAAACGATGGCACCGCCCTACGCCCGAACCTATTAGGCAGCTTGACACAGTAAGGGATGGCTTCCAG ATGGGGAAGTGA
- the LOC7471535 gene encoding E3 ubiquitin-protein ligase PUB23: MKTHHPKLKTQPRPLFFCGFFRQCTETTLSPTTPNPPALPISSTIPTPAPPPQTAAAPPPAPPPPPQQLPNQPHQKSTQAESSSSSSSTTTSQSFTQWRFPLSNSPLHQPRPEPEPEPEPNQDSAFIPPLAPPMHPNDLQELLRLAELQLTNGSETEQLSALYLLERSLVPDPPSDPVCSPELMRGVVANLKNKAGVKPATKVLLALCLAEANRHVAVEAGAVGTVVEVAMELDGSPAERALAALELTCTVAEGAAELRNHALAVPVMVTMMGKMAGRGKEYAISALAVIYGSGGVGSDGEQTLHAPPEEVARAVALALQGDCTARGRRKGAQLLKALQEYGRVDSTQEVNEQP; the protein is encoded by the coding sequence ATGAAAACCCACCATCCAAAACTCAAAACACAGCCACGACCACTCTTTTTTTGTGGTTTCTTTCGCCAATGCACAGAAACTACTTTAAGTCCCACTACACCCAACCCACCTGCTCTTCCTATCTCCTCCACTATTCCTACTCCAGCACCACCACCCCAAACAGCAGCAGCACCACCtccagcaccaccaccaccaccacaacaatTACCTAACCAACCCCACCAAAAGTCCACCCAAGCTGaatcctcttcctcctcctcctccactacCACCTCCCAAAGTTTCACTCAATGGAGATTCCCTCTCTCGAACTCCCCACTCCACCAACCCAGAcccgaacccgaacccgaacccgaaccgAATCAAGACTCCGCCTTTATACCACCGTTGGCTCCTCCCATGCACCCCAACGACCTGCAAGAACTCCTCCGCCTGGCTGAGCTGCAACTTACCAACGGCTCAGAAACTGAGCAACTTTCTGCTCTATATCTCTTAGAACGCTCACTCGTACCCGACCCACCATCCGACCCGGTTTGCTCACCCGAATTAATGCGCGGGGTGGTggcaaatttgaaaaacaaagcaGGGGTAAAACCGGCAACAAAAGTCTTATTGGCACTTTGCTTGGCGGAGGCCAACCGCCACGTTGCGGTGGAAGCTGGCGCGGTGGGGACGGTGGTGGAAGTGGCGATGGAGCTCGACGGATCTCCTGCGGAGAGGGCATTGGCGGCGTTGGAGCTGACTTGTACGGTGGCTGAGGGGGCGGCAGAGCTCCGGAACCACGCACTGGCGGTGCCGGTAATGGTGACAATGATGGGTAAAATGGCTGGGAGGGGGAAAGAGTATGCGATAAGTGCTCTCGCGGTGATTTATGGGAGTGGCGGAGTTGGGTCAGATGGTGAGCAAACTCTTCATGCGCCGCCAGAGGAGGTGGCGCGTGCAGTGGCGTTGGCTTTACAAGGAGACTGTACTGCTAGAGGGAGGAGGAAGGGTGCCCAGCTCTTGAAGGCTCTTCAAGAATATGGACGGGTAGATTCAACTCAAGAGGTGAATGAACAGCcgtga
- the LOC7495702 gene encoding probable beta-1,4-xylosyltransferase IRX9H isoform X1 gives MASIRRTLSPVPRAGTLLNGEACQVASPLSKSSSSYSQSYPTSGGFLSSIFGLSDVQAFAYGVFSPRSSRPSERSKSKGQVWKRALFHFLVSFVIGVFIGLTPFVSMNLSTNPMSKHQAFSFEVVSTVGNFDKHEDMTRNATTIAERGGLENSTTLEPQVKEEESGDGNSNGTSISLSLSEDVNLVSRKLLIIVTPTHARPLQAYYLSRLAHTLKLVQPPLLWIVVEMTLQSDHTADILRRTGVMYRHLVCNKNLTDIKDRSVHQRNVALSHIEIHHLDGIVHFADDYNTYSADLFEQMRQIRRFGTWTVAKLTGNKNKDFVEGPICNGTQVIGWHVNDSRRRFRRFHADMSGFAFNSTIIWDPKRWHRPTPEPIRQLDTVRDGFQVSSFIEQVVEDESQMEGLLEDCSRVMVWLLQLQSSNSLYPPKWFLDGNLDVITQAA, from the exons ATGGCATCTATAAGGAGAACATTGTCTCCTGTGCCTAGAGCTGGAACCTTATTAAATGGGGAAGCCTGTCAAGTGGCTTCTCCTTTGTCCAAGTCCTCATCGTCGTATTCTCAGAGCTACCCAACTTCTGGTGGATTTCTATCTTCAATTTTTGGTTTATCAGACGTTCAAGCTTTTGCTTATGGTGTTTTTTCACCAAGATCTTCGAGACCATCGGAGAGGTCAAAATCCAAGGGGCAAGTTTGGAAGAGGGCCCTTTTCcatttcttggtttcttttgtGATTGGGGTTTTTATTGGACTAACCCCATTTGTCTCGATGAATTTATCAACGAATCCCATGTCAAAGCACCAAGCGTTTTCATTTGAGGTGGTATCTACTGTTGGGAATTTTGATAAGCATGAAGATATGACaagaaatgcaacaacaatagCAGAAAGGGGAGGACTTGAGAACAGTACCACACTGGAGCCACAAGTGAAGGAAGAGGAGTCAGGGGATGGGAATTCTAATGGTACCTCCATTAGCCTATCGCTCTCTGAAGATGTGAATTTGGTGTCTCGGAAACTCTTGATCATTGTGACCCCAACTCATGCTCGACCACTTCAAGCCTATTATCTGAGTCGTTTGGCGCACACATTAAAACTGGTTCAACCTCCTCTATTATGGATAGTTGTGGAAATGACATTGCAATCTGATCATACGGCTGATATCCTGAGGAGGACTGGGGTTATGTATAGGCATCTTGTTTGCAACAAAAATTTAACTGATATAAAAGACAGAAGTGTTCACCAAAGGAATGTGGCATTGTCTCACATTGAAATCCACCACCTTGATGGAATAGTCCATTTTGCAGATGATTATAACACTTACTCTGCAGATCTTTTTGAGCAAATGAGGCAGATCAG GCGGTTTGGGACATGGACAGTTGCCAAGTTAacaggaaacaaaaacaaagattttgtAGAGGGCCCCATTTGTAATGGAACTCAAGTTATTGGATGGCATGTGAATGACTCAAGGAGGAGATTTCGGAGATTCCATGCTGACATGTCGGGGTTTGCCTTCAACAGTACCATCATTTGGGATCCAAAACGATGGCACCGCCCTACGCCCGAACCTATTAGGCAGCTTGACACAGTAAGGGATGGCTTCCAG GTTAGCTCATTTATTGAGCAAGTTGTGGAAGATGAAAGCCAAATGGAGGGCTTATTGGAGGACTGCTCAAGAGTCATGGTCTGGCTTCTGCAGCTTCAATCATCTAATTCCTTGTATCCTCCTAAGTGGTTCCTTGATGGTAATCTGGATGTCATCACCCAGGCTGCATGA